In Cytobacillus oceanisediminis, the following proteins share a genomic window:
- a CDS encoding cell division protein FtsQ/DivIB, producing the protein MEKSKVVSLEDRIPKLKQQRKKKANRRLIFLLLLFFSLIVLVIYFQSPLSHIKQIKVSGNSIYDKEEIIQISGVTEKTNIWKVDEEGIEGKLKELPEIKSSTVKVQLPSTINIKVDELKRIAYIAKEKHYLPVMENGSILKDEKVAEIPVNAPILNDFSEGDILDMMIGELESLPEEVLNSISEIHHSPKKTDSNHITLYMNDGFEVSATLRSFSEKMAHYPSIISQLDPEKKGIIDLEVGSYFKAYETEGAEEVEKENEGEG; encoded by the coding sequence GTGGAGAAAAGTAAGGTTGTCTCGCTAGAGGATCGAATACCGAAGCTTAAACAGCAAAGAAAAAAGAAAGCGAACAGAAGACTGATCTTTTTGCTGCTGCTTTTTTTCTCGCTGATTGTTTTAGTTATTTACTTTCAATCGCCCTTAAGCCATATTAAACAAATCAAGGTATCCGGCAATTCAATTTATGATAAAGAAGAAATTATTCAAATCAGCGGTGTTACTGAAAAAACAAATATTTGGAAGGTTGACGAAGAGGGCATTGAGGGTAAGCTTAAAGAGCTGCCTGAAATAAAATCTTCAACTGTTAAAGTTCAGCTGCCAAGCACAATTAATATTAAGGTAGATGAACTGAAGCGCATTGCCTACATAGCTAAAGAGAAGCACTACCTTCCTGTTATGGAGAATGGGAGCATATTAAAGGATGAAAAAGTTGCGGAGATCCCTGTCAACGCTCCTATCCTCAATGACTTTTCTGAGGGTGACATCCTTGATATGATGATTGGGGAGCTTGAATCACTGCCTGAAGAGGTGTTAAATTCGATTTCCGAAATCCATCATTCTCCTAAAAAGACAGATTCCAACCATATTACTTTGTATATGAATGATGGTTTTGAAGTCAGTGCTACTTTAAGAAGTTTCTCAGAAAAAATGGCACACTACCCTTCTATCATAAGCCAGCTGGATCCCGAGAAAAAAGGAATCATCGACTTGGAAGTAGGCTCATATTTTAAAGCTTATGAAACAGAGGGAGCTGAAGAAGTTGAAAAAGAAAATGAAGGTGAAGGGTAA
- a CDS encoding DUF881 domain-containing protein: protein MKQRELKKLKKKMKVKGNHVIFSLVFLVLGYMMAFSYHLTQGEEEKPALSGKQWERDLELRNQLVELEEKNRALQKELNTKQENVLDIEKELSQEAQVYFNLAEDAEKYRMHLGKVKVKGSGVEVTLADGDYDPDEDNINNYIVHEHHVFKVINELYISGASAVAINGQRLSHSSYIVCNGPVIEVDGYQHPAPFVITAIGDAEVLSSALNLTGGVKDTLVDENIQFTLEKKGEIIMEPLLGS, encoded by the coding sequence ATGAAACAGAGGGAGCTGAAGAAGTTGAAAAAGAAAATGAAGGTGAAGGGTAATCATGTAATATTCTCCCTGGTGTTTCTAGTACTGGGTTACATGATGGCATTTTCCTATCACCTTACACAGGGAGAAGAAGAAAAGCCGGCATTAAGCGGAAAACAGTGGGAAAGAGATTTGGAACTTCGTAATCAGCTTGTTGAACTGGAGGAAAAAAACAGAGCTCTTCAAAAAGAATTAAATACAAAACAGGAAAACGTTCTTGATATTGAAAAAGAGCTTTCACAGGAAGCCCAGGTTTATTTTAATCTTGCCGAGGATGCTGAGAAGTACAGGATGCATCTTGGCAAAGTAAAAGTAAAGGGCTCAGGGGTGGAAGTAACTCTGGCAGATGGTGATTACGATCCGGATGAAGATAATATTAACAATTATATCGTCCATGAACACCATGTCTTTAAGGTGATTAATGAACTCTATATTTCTGGTGCTTCCGCAGTTGCCATAAATGGCCAAAGACTATCACACAGTTCCTATATTGTTTGCAATGGACCTGTAATAGAAGTTGACGGCTACCAGCATCCTGCCCCTTTTGTCATCACTGCCATTGGTGATGCCGAAGTGCTTTCCTCTGCTCTGAACCTGACAGGCGGAGTAAAAGACACATTGGTAGATGAAAACATCCAATTCACATTAGAGAAAAAGGGCGAAATCATCATGGAACCATTACTGGGTTCGTAA
- the murB gene encoding UDP-N-acetylmuramate dehydrogenase — MDEFISKLRELNIGTVKENEPMANHTTMKIGGPADLFIEPSSIENLAKAMELIHRYELKWRAIGRGSNLLVSDGGIEGVVIKLGRGMDHLDLNETELRAGGGYSLVALSTIISKKGLSGLEFASGIPGSVGGAVYMNAGAHGSDISQILTKAHVLFEDGNMEWLTNEEMEFSYRTSVLQTKRPGIVLEAVFRLTEGDREKISSAMQKNKDYRKETQPWNFPCAGSIFRNPLPEYAGQLIEKAGMKGHTIGGAQISNMHGNFIVNAGDAKAEDVLALIQHIKDTIFDLYGVKMETEVEIIGRK; from the coding sequence ATGGACGAATTTATCAGCAAGCTTAGAGAATTAAACATCGGTACAGTTAAAGAAAATGAGCCGATGGCTAATCATACAACAATGAAAATTGGCGGACCCGCCGATTTGTTTATTGAGCCTTCTTCCATAGAAAACCTGGCAAAAGCGATGGAATTGATCCATCGCTATGAACTGAAATGGAGAGCAATTGGAAGAGGATCAAATTTGCTCGTATCTGATGGAGGCATTGAAGGTGTGGTTATTAAATTGGGCCGCGGCATGGATCACCTGGATCTTAATGAAACGGAGCTAAGAGCAGGCGGCGGTTATTCATTGGTTGCCCTCTCCACAATTATCAGCAAAAAAGGCTTGTCAGGTCTCGAATTTGCCAGCGGGATTCCCGGGTCTGTAGGCGGAGCAGTTTATATGAACGCTGGTGCTCACGGTTCTGATATTTCACAAATTCTGACCAAAGCACATGTTCTTTTTGAGGATGGAAATATGGAATGGCTCACGAACGAAGAAATGGAATTTTCTTATAGAACATCCGTCCTTCAAACGAAACGTCCAGGGATTGTTCTTGAGGCCGTTTTCCGGCTTACAGAGGGCGACAGGGAAAAAATTTCCTCTGCAATGCAAAAGAATAAGGATTACAGGAAGGAAACCCAGCCCTGGAACTTCCCATGTGCAGGCAGTATTTTCCGTAACCCGCTTCCTGAATATGCTGGCCAGCTGATAGAAAAAGCCGGCATGAAAGGCCATACCATCGGCGGTGCGCAAATTTCCAATATGCATGGGAATTTCATCGTGAATGCAGGAGATGCCAAAGCGGAAGATGTACTTGCATTAATTCAGCATATTAAAGATACAATATTTGATTTGTATGGAGTTAAAATGGAGACAGAAGTGGAAATAATCGGTCGAAAGTAA
- the murG gene encoding undecaprenyldiphospho-muramoylpentapeptide beta-N-acetylglucosaminyltransferase, translated as MKIAVSGGGTGGHIYPALALIRQIQKEHKDAEFLYIGTEKGLENTIVNRENIPFKSIHITGFKRKISLENVKTVLRFLKGVRESKKMLKEFNADVVIGTGGYVCGPVVYAASKLGIPTIIHEQNSVPGLTNKFLSRYVDKIAVCFEEAKAFFPETKTVMTGNPRASEVLGQDGIRGRLSAGLKTGVPAVLIFGGSRGARPINDAVLKSLAELGEKPYQVLYITGDVHYEDVQKEIELVGSPENVMIKPFIHNMPEVLAGADLVVSRAGATTLAEITSLGIPSILIPSPYVTNNHQEKNARALSDHGAAELLLEKKLTGKKLIDSIDRIILDKDKMSNMKEASKKLGIRDASNRLYKLMAELVSNNGK; from the coding sequence ATGAAAATTGCTGTTAGCGGCGGAGGAACTGGCGGACATATATATCCGGCACTTGCGCTTATAAGACAAATTCAGAAAGAACATAAAGATGCCGAATTTCTATATATTGGAACTGAAAAAGGACTTGAAAATACGATTGTCAATCGTGAAAATATCCCTTTTAAATCAATACATATAACTGGTTTTAAAAGAAAAATTTCTTTGGAAAATGTTAAAACTGTTTTAAGGTTCCTGAAAGGCGTTCGTGAAAGTAAAAAGATGCTTAAGGAATTTAATGCGGATGTCGTAATCGGCACGGGCGGATATGTTTGTGGTCCTGTTGTATATGCCGCTTCAAAGCTTGGCATACCAACCATTATACATGAGCAAAACAGCGTCCCGGGATTAACCAATAAGTTTTTAAGCAGATATGTTGATAAAATCGCAGTCTGTTTTGAAGAAGCAAAGGCTTTTTTTCCGGAAACTAAAACAGTCATGACAGGGAATCCGCGCGCATCAGAGGTTCTGGGACAGGATGGGATCAGGGGAAGACTATCAGCAGGATTAAAAACCGGTGTCCCTGCTGTGTTAATTTTTGGAGGCAGCAGAGGGGCAAGGCCAATCAATGATGCAGTTCTAAAATCTCTGGCTGAGCTTGGTGAAAAGCCTTATCAGGTTCTATATATCACAGGGGACGTCCATTATGAGGATGTACAAAAAGAAATAGAACTGGTCGGAAGCCCTGAAAATGTAATGATTAAACCATTTATTCACAATATGCCAGAAGTGCTGGCCGGAGCAGACCTGGTCGTATCACGTGCGGGAGCCACCACTTTGGCAGAGATCACTTCTTTAGGAATTCCGAGCATTTTAATCCCAAGCCCATATGTAACAAATAACCACCAGGAGAAAAATGCAAGAGCGCTAAGCGACCATGGTGCTGCAGAACTATTGCTTGAAAAAAAGTTAACAGGGAAAAAGCTTATTGACAGCATCGACCGAATCATCCTCGATAAAGATAAGATGAGTAACATGAAGGAAGCTTCGAAAAAACTTGGAATCCGTGATGCATCAAATAGGCTTTACAAATTAATGGCCGAATTGGTTTCAAATAATGGGAAGTAG